A single Comamonas sp. NLF-1-9 DNA region contains:
- a CDS encoding NAD(P)/FAD-dependent oxidoreductase: MADSVQCVVVGAGVVGLAVARALALQGREVLVLEAEAAVGTQTSARSSEVIHAGIYYPVGSLKARLCVQGSAMLYDYCARRQVAHRRCGKLIVATSERQLPALRQLAAQASANGVQGLRWLDGAGVRSLEPALRCHGALLSPATGIIDSHALMLALQADLQHSGATVVLRTRVDSVARTAQGFRLGMHDGSELLTALLVNAAGVQAPALARRIQGLAPAAIPRSFHAKGNYFACSVRAPFSHLIYPLPEPAGLGVHLTLDLAGQARFGPDVQWVDSPDELQVDAARAEAFHAEIRRYWPELPAGALQPDYAGMRPKISGPGEPAADFLIQGPSAHGVPGLVNLFGIESPGLTSCLALGDYVAVLSDVEGAR, from the coding sequence ATGGCGGACAGCGTGCAATGCGTGGTGGTAGGTGCGGGCGTCGTAGGCCTGGCGGTGGCGCGCGCGCTCGCTCTGCAGGGGCGCGAGGTGCTGGTGCTGGAGGCCGAAGCGGCCGTCGGCACGCAGACCAGCGCGCGCAGCAGCGAGGTGATCCATGCGGGCATCTACTACCCGGTCGGCTCGCTCAAGGCGCGTTTGTGCGTGCAGGGCAGCGCCATGCTCTACGACTACTGCGCTCGCCGCCAGGTGGCGCACCGGCGCTGCGGCAAGCTGATCGTGGCCACCAGCGAGCGGCAACTGCCGGCCTTGCGACAACTGGCCGCGCAGGCAAGCGCCAATGGCGTGCAAGGCCTGCGCTGGCTGGACGGCGCCGGCGTGCGCTCGCTCGAGCCCGCGCTGCGCTGCCACGGCGCACTGCTGTCGCCCGCCACCGGCATCATCGACAGCCACGCGCTGATGCTGGCGCTGCAGGCCGATTTGCAGCACAGCGGCGCCACGGTGGTGCTGCGCACCCGCGTGGACAGCGTCGCCCGCACAGCGCAAGGCTTTCGGCTTGGCATGCACGATGGCAGCGAGCTGCTCACCGCCTTGCTGGTGAACGCCGCCGGAGTGCAGGCGCCGGCGCTGGCGCGGCGCATCCAGGGGCTGGCGCCCGCTGCCATTCCCAGGTCGTTTCACGCCAAGGGCAATTACTTTGCATGCAGCGTGCGCGCGCCGTTCTCTCATCTGATCTACCCCTTGCCGGAACCCGCCGGACTGGGCGTGCACCTGACGCTGGACCTGGCAGGGCAGGCGCGCTTTGGCCCCGACGTGCAGTGGGTGGACAGCCCCGACGAGCTGCAGGTGGACGCCGCCCGGGCCGAGGCCTTCCATGCCGAAATCCGCCGCTACTGGCCCGAGCTGCCCGCCGGCGCGCTGCAGCCGGACTACGCGGGCATGCGCCCCAAGATCAGCGGGCCGGGCGAGCCGGCGGCGGACTTCCTGATCCAGGGTCCGAGCGCGCATGGCGTGCCGGGGCTGGTGAACCTGTTTGGCATCGAGTCGCCC